The Actinotalea sp. JY-7876 sequence ACCCATCAGCCTCCTGGAGGGACCCGCGGTCGCCGCCGGGCTCGTCGCCGGCGCCCTCGCCGGAGGCAGGTCGGGGAGCAGGGAGGCGCTCGCCGGTGCGGTCGCCGCGGCGGGCGGCGCGACGTTCGGCCTGGTCGACGACCTCTCGGAGGACGTCAGCCGCACCCGCAAGGGTCTGCGGGGTCACCTCGGCGCCCTCGCGCACGGCGAGCTGACCACGGGCGGTCTGAAGGTCCTCGGCATCGGCGCCACGGGCGTCGTGGCGTCCGCGCTCGCGCTCGAGCGGGGCACGACCGGCCGCGTGGCCCACGCGATCGACGTGCTGTGCGCCGGCGCTCTCGTGGCCGGCACCGCCAACCTCGTCAACCTCCTCGACCTGCGCCCGGGGCGTGCCCTCAAGGCGGGCGCGCTGCTCGCCGCACCGGCCCTCGTGACCGCGGGCGCACCCGCTGCCGCGGCGGCGCTCGGCGCGGCCGGTGCGGCGCTGCCGCGCGACCTCGGCGAGCAGGACATGCTCGGTGACGGCGGGGCCAACGCCCTGGGTGCGATCGTCGGCACGGCGCTCGTACTCGGGACGCCCCGGCCCGTGCGCGCCGCACTCCTCGCCGCGGTCGTCGGCCTGACGCTCGCGAGCGAGCGGGTGAGCTTCACCGCCGTCATCGCGCGCACGCCCGCCCTGCGCGCCCTGGACGAGTGGGGCCGGCGCCGGGACCGCGCGTGAGCCCGGCCGCCCGGCGGGCGCTGGGCGGGCTCGTCGGGGCTGCCGCGCTCATCGCGGGCATCACGGTGCTGAGCCGGCTGCTCGGCTTCGGGCGGTGGTTCGTCCAGTCCTGGGCGGTCGGCTCCACCCAGACGGGGACCGCGTACGCGACGGCCAACGTGCTGCCGAACGTCCTGTTCGAGGTGCTGGCCGGCGGCGCGCTCGCGGGTGCGGTCGTCCCGCTGCTGGCGGGACCGCTGAGCCGCGGCACCCGCCACGAGGTCGACCGGATCGCGTCGGCGATGCTCACCTGGGCCGTCGCCGTGCTCGTGCCCGCGTCGGTGCTGCTCGCTCTGGTCGCGCGCCCGCTCACCGAGCTGTTCCTGTCCCCGGAGCGCTACCCGGCGGCGACGGTCGAGCTCTCGGCGCACCTGCTGGTCGTCTTCGCGCCGCAGGTCGCGCTGTACGGCGTCGGCATCGTGCTCACGGGCATCCTCCAGGCCCAGCGCCGGTTCGCCTGGCCCGCCGCCGCGCCGCTCGCCTCGAGCGTCGTCGTCATGACGAGCTACCTCGTCTTCCGTGGGCTCGCCGTGCAGGCGGTCGACGACCCGGCGTCGCTGTCGACGGCCGCGGTGGCCTGGCTCGGCTGGGGCACGACCGCCGGCGTGGCCGCGATGAGCCTGCCGCTCCTCGTCCCGGTGCTGCGCTCCGGGGTCCGGCTGCGCCCGACCCTGCGCTTCCCGGACGGCGTCGGGCGCCGCGCGACCCGGCTCGCGCTCTCCGGCATCGGCGGCCTCCTCGCGCAGCAGGTCTCCGTGCTCGTGACGCTGCGCCTCGCGAACGCCTACGGCGACGACGGCACCGTCAACCTCTTCCAGTACTCCCAGGCGGTCTACCTGCTCCCGTACGCGGTGCTCGCCGTGCCCCTGGCCACCGCGACGTTCCCCCGCATCGCCGAGCACCACGCGCACGGCGCCCACGACGTCGCGGCGCGCCTCGTGGCCGCCAGCACGCGGACGGTGCTCGTGGTCGGCGCGGCGGGAGCGGCCGCCCTGGCCGCCGTCGCCCCCGCCGTCGCGCAGGTCTTCGGCGACGTCGACGCGAGCCGGGACCCCCAGACCGTGGCCGCCATGGCTCCGACGCTCACCCTGCTCGCCCCCGGGCTCGTGGGCTTCGGGCTGCTCTTCCACCTCTCGCGCGTCCTGTTCGGGCTCGAGCGCTCGCGCGCGTCGGTCGTGGGAGTCGCCACCGGCTGGCTCACCGTCGCTGCCGCGTCGGTCGTCGCCGTGGTCGCGCTCGCGAACGACGACGGCGACGTGGTCGGCACGCTCAGCGGCCTCGCGGTGGGCAGCTCCGTCGGCATGACCGTCGCGGGCGTCGTCCTGGTGGCGCTCGTCGCCGGTGCCGCCGGCCGCTCGGCCGTGGCCGGGCTCGGGCGCACGGCCGCCGTCGCCGTGGCCGCAGCCGTCGTCGGCGCCGTCGTCGGCCGCCGGATCGTCGACGCCGTCGCCGGGCCCGGCGACGCGGTGCTGCCCGCGCTCGGCGCGGGCGTGCTCGGTGCTGTCGCGGCCGTGGGCCTGGTCGCCGCCGCGACCGCTCTGCTGGACCGCACCACGCTGCGCGCCCTGCAGCACGCGGGAGCCGATCCCGCCGCCGCACCCGCCGAGGCCGGCGAGACCCCGGGCACCGCGCCGGGCGCCGCCGGCGCACCGCCCACGACCCCCGGGAGGGACTCCGATGCCTGACCAGCCGACCCACCGCGAGGCGAGCGGCACCGGGCCGCGCGTGCTGCAGGTCCTCGGGTCCAGCGCCGGGGGCGTCGCCCGGCACGTCGCCCAGATCGCCGCGGCCGCTCCCTCGCGCGGGATCCGGGTCGCGGTCGCGGGTCCGGCCGCCCTGCGCGCGCAGGTGGCGGGGGAGGGCGTCCCGTACGTCCCCGTCGAGATCACCGACCGCCCGGGGCCGGGCGACGTGGCGGTCGTCCGCCGGCTGCGTGCGCTCGAGCGGACGACCGACGTCGTGCACGCCCACGGGCTGCGCGCGGGTGCGCTCGCGGTGATCGCCGCGGCGGGCCTGCGGGGCCGGCCGGCGATCGTCGTGACGCTGCACAACCTGCCCGTGGGCGGGGCAGCGGTCCGGGCGATCGCCGAGGTGCTCGAGCGCCTGGTCGCGCGGGGAGCGGACGTGGTCCTGGGGGTCTCGGGTGACCTCGTGGAACGTGCCCGGGCGCGCGGGGCCCGCCGCGCGGAGCGGGCGCTCGTGCCCGCCCCGCCGCACCCGGCGCCGACGTCGGACCGCGCGGCGGTGCGCGCGGACCTCGGGGTGCCGGACGGCGGACGCCTGCTCGTCACGGTGGCCAGGCTCGCGCCCCAGAAGGGGCTCGACCTCCTGTGCGATGCGGCGGCGCACCTGGCCGGCGTGCGGGGGGACGTGACGTGGGTGCTGGCCGGCGACGGGCCGCTCGCCGACCACCTCGCGGCGCGGGTCGCCGACGAGGCGCTGCCCGTGCGCCTGCTGGGTCGGCGCTCGGACGTGGCGGACCTCATGGCCGCCGCCGACGTCGTCGTCTCGACGGCACTGTGGGAGGGGCAACCGCTGGGGGTGCAGGAGGCCCTCGCGCTCGGTGCGGCCGTGGTCGCGACCGACGTCGGCGGGACGCGCGAGGTCACCGGCGACGGCGCCGCGGTCCTCGTGGCGCCCGATGCGAGCCTGGTGGCCGGCGCCGTGGCGGCGGTGCTCGGCGACGACGCGCGCCGCGCGCACCTGCGCGAGGCGGCGCTCGCGCGCGCGGCCGAGCTCCCGACCGTCGCCGACACCGTCGACCAGCTCGAGCGCGTGTGGCGGGACACGGCGACGCGGCGGGGGACCGGGACGCCGCGCGTCGGGTAGAGTGGAAGCCCGTGGCAGAGCGAGCAAACCGACTCTCCGGGCGGTCGGACAACACGACCCGGCACATCTTCGTCACCGGAGGCGTCGCCTCCTCGCTCGGCAAGGGGCTGACCGCCTCGAGCCTGGGCCGTCTCCTTCGTTCGCGCGGCCTCCGGGTCACGATGCAGAAGCTCGACCCGTACCTGAACGTCGACCCCGGGACGATGAACCCGTTCCAGCACGGTGAGGTCTTCGTCACGCAGGACGGCGCCGAGACGGACCTGGACATCGGCCACTACGAGCGGTTCCTCGACGTCCCGCTGACGGCGCAGGCCAACGTCACGACGGGCCAGATCTACTCGTCGGTGATCGCCAAGGAGCGGCGCGGCGAGTACCTGGGCGACACGGTGCAGGTCATCCCGCACATCACGGACGAGATCAAGTCCCGCATGCGCTCGCAGGCGGGCCCCGAGGTCGACGTCATCATCACGGAGATCGGCGGCACCGTCGGCGACATCGAGTCGCAGCCGTTCCTCGAGTCCGCCCGCCAGGTGCGCCATGACCTGGGGCGCGACAACGTCTTCTTCCTCCACGTGTCCCTCGTGCCGTACATCGGCCCGAGCGGCGAGCTGAAGACCAAGCCGACGCAGCACTCCGTCGCCGCGCTGCGCTCCATCGGCATCCAGCCGGACGCGCTGGTGCTCCGCGCCGACCGGGACCTCCCGGAGTCGACCAAGCGCAAGATCGGGCTGTTCTGCGACGTCGAGCCGGAGGCCGTCGTCGCGTGCGTCGACGCGCCGAGCATCTACGACATCCCGCGGGTGCTCCACGCCGAGGGCCTGGACGCCTACGTCGTGCGCCGCCTCGACCTGCCGTTCCGCGACGTCGAGTGGGCGGCCTGGGAGCGCGTGACGCACGCCGTGCACCAGCCGAGCACCTCGGTGGAGATCGCGCTCGTCGGCAAGTACGTGGACCTGCCCGACGCCTACCTCTCGGTCACCGAGGCGATGCGCGCGGGCGGGTTCGCGAACGACGCCAAGGTCGTCATCCGCTGGGTCCCGTCCGACGAGTGCGCGACGCCCGAGGGCGCCGAGCGCGCGCTGGCCGGCGTGGACGCCGTCCTCGTGCCCGGCGGCTTCGGCGTGCGGGGCATCGAGGGCAAGGTCGGAGCGCTGACGTGGGCGCGCACCACCGGCGTCCCGACGCTCGGCATCTGCCTCGGCCTGCAGGTCATGGTCATCGAGTACGCGCGCACGGTCCTCGGCCTCACGGAGGCGTCGTCGTCGGAGTTCGACCCCGGCACGAAGGACCCGGTCATCGCGACGATGGCCGAGCAGCTCGCGATCGTCGACGGCGGCGGGGACATGGGCGGCACCATGCGCCTCGGCTCCTACGAGGCCGTGCTGGCCCCGGGCTCCGTGGTCGCCAAGGCCTACGGCACCGAGCGGGTCAGTGAGCGTCACCGCCACCGCTACGAGGTCAACAACGCCTACCGCGAGCAGCTCGAGGCCGCCGGCCTCGTGGTCTCGGGCGTCTCGCCGGACTCCTCGCTCGTCGAGTTCGTGGAGCTGCCGCGCGAGGTGCACCCGTACTACGTCGCGACGCAGGCGCACCCGGAGTTCGCGTCGCGACCCACGCGCGCGCACCCGCTCTTCGCGGGCCTCGTGCAGGCGGCCCTCGAGCGCCGCGCCGAGGGCCGGTGACCGGCCCCGGGCACGCCTCGCCGGCGATCGCCGACGCGCGCGTCGAGCGCGCCGTGCTCCGCACCGAGGAGCTGCACGACGGCATGGTGTGGGACGTCGTGCGCGAGACCGTGGACCTCGGGGAGGGCCGCACGGTCCGCCGCGAGTTCGTGCGGCACCCCGGTGCCGTCGCGGTCATCGCGCTCGACGACGACGACCGCGTGCTGCTCCTGCGCCAGTACCGGCACCCGGTCCGCAGCGAGCTGTGGGAGCCGCCCGCGGGCCTGCTCGACGTGCCGGGCGAGGACCTGCAGGTGGCCGCGGCGCGCGAGCTGGCCGAGGAGGCCGACCTCGTCGCCGGCTCGTGGTGGGTGCTCCTCGACTACCTGACGTCCCCGGGCGGCAGCGACGAGGCGATCCGCGTCTTCCTCGCGCGGGACCTCACGCCGGTGCCCGACGCCGAGCGCCATGTCCGCGAGGACGAGGAGCGCGACATGGAGCTGCGCTGGGTGCCGCTGGACGACGCCGTCGCGGCCGTCCGGGCGGGGGCGATCCGCAACCCGTCCGCGGTCAACGGCGTGCTCGCGGCGGCGCTCGCGCGCGCCGACGGCTGGCGGGGCCTGCGGCCGGTCGGCTGAGCCCGGGCCCGAGCCCTCGTCCGAGGGCTCAGGCGGGCGCACCCTCGAGGGCCGCCAGGTCCCGCGTCGCGTAGCGCAGGTGCTCGGCGTGCTCGCGCAGGAGCGTGGTGACGCACTCGCGCACGGTCCGCTCCTCGACGCCGTCGGGCGGCTCGAGGATGCCGCGGCGCGGGTCGTCCAGCACGGCGTCGTCGAGCCTGGCCAGGACCTCGCGGACCTGTGCCCGCCGGTCGTCGTGGACGGCGAGCGCCTCGTCGAACGAGGGGCTCGCCTGCGGGTCCAGGCCCAGCGCGGCCGTCGTCGGTGGAGCCGTGTCCGTCGGCGCGAGCCCGATGGGGTCGTTCGGGTCGGTCCGTCCCCACAGCATCCGGCCGACCCACGAGTCCACCGCGAAGACCAGGTGGCGCAGCGTCTCGACGAAGGACCACTCGTCGTCCACCCGCTCGTGCAGCGCGGCGTCCGGCAGGGTGCGGGCACGGGCCACCGCCTGGGCCCAGGCACGCTCGATCTCGGCCCAGGCGGTCCGCAGCTCCTCGGTCGTGCGGGCCGAGCGCACGAGCGCCCGCACGGGGTGCCGGCGGTCGAGCTCGGCGCGTACGAAGTCGGTGACGTCGACGTCGTCGACGACGACGCTGCCGACGCCCCCGTCGAACCCCGTGACGCGGAAGTCGTCCACCCACGAGCTGGCGATCCGCACGCCCGCGAGGTTGCAGTCGCGGAAGCGCGCGCCACCGAGGTCCGCCCGGCGGAAGTCCGCGCCCCGGAACGCTGCCGTGTCGCTCGTCTGGACGGTCATGGTTGTCCCTCCTCGGCGCCGGCCGGGCGTCGCGCCTGGCTCTCACGGGACGCTAACGGCTCACCCGGACGATCGGCGTCCGGATGAGCCGTCGCCGCCCACGCCGGGTACCCCCACGCCAACGCCCCGCGGGGCGCCGGTCAGGCGCGCACGCGCAGGGCGACCGTCTGTCGTACCTGGGCGATCACCAGCACGCTCGCTCCGAGCATGTGGATGCCGACGAGCACCGCGGGGAGCCCGGTGAAGTACTGGGCGTAGCCGACGAGCCCCTGGGCGAGGGCCGCGACGAGCAGCACGACCGTGGCGCGCCGCGCCCCCGCGTCGGCCCGCCGCAGGAGGACCAGCACGGCCAGGATCAGGGCGAGGTACAGCCACACCGACGCGGCGTGCAGGCGCGCGACCAGCACCGGGTCGACCGCGAACCGGTAGGCGACCTCGTCGTCCCCCGAGTGCGGGCCGGCGCCGGTGGTCACGACGCCGAGGACGAGCACCACGACGAGGATCGGGACGAGGGCCAGGGCGAGCCGGCGGAGCCGCTCGGGCACCGTGGGCACCGGTGCTCCGTCGCCCTCGCGGTCGCGGGCCAGGAGCAGCGCCGAGACGGCGACGAGCGCCATCGACACGAGGAAGTGGACGGCGACGACGCCCGGGTGCAGGTCGACGAGCACCGTGATGCCGCCGACCACGGCCTGGACGGCCACGCCGAGCAGCGGCGTCAGGCCCAGCCAGCGGAACGCGCGCGTGCGGTCCGTCCGCTGCCACACCACCCACGCGGCGGCGATCGCCAGGACCGCCAGGACGCCGGTCAGGGTCCGGTTCCCGAACTCGACCAGCGAGTGGTAGCTGGTGGCCTCGTGCATGACGGGTGCGAACTCACCGGGCTCGCACTGCGGCCACGTCGAGCAGCCGAGCCCCGAGCCCGTCAGGCGGACGGCGCCGCCGGTGCCGACGATCAGCACCTGGGCGGCCAGGTTGGCGATCAGGACACGCCGCCGCCAGGCGGCCGACGGGTGGCGCCACGAGCTCCGGGACGGGCCGGCGGGGGAGGTCGTCGCGGACGGTGCCGTCGTGCTGCTCACGGGTCCACGGTAGCCCGCCGTCGCCCCGCCCCGGCACGGGCCGGGAGGGGTCGCGGCGTGACGCGCGCCTCAGGACCAGCGGAAGGTGCGCGCGACCAGTGCGCTGAGGACCGCCGTCCACACCGCCAGCACCACGAGGGACGACGCGGGGAACGCGCCCTCGGCCAGCGCGGTACGCAGACCCTCGCCCAGGGCGCCCGAGGGAAGCAGGGGAGCGATCTCGGCGAGCGGTCCCGGGAGCATCGAGACCGGCAGGACCACGGCACCGCCCGCGAGCAGGAGCACCCACAGCAGGTTCGCCACGGCGAGCACGGCCTCGGCCCGCAGGATCCCGGCCACGAGGAGGGCGAGCGACGTGAACGCCGCGGTGCCCAGGACGAGGGCGGCCGCGGCGCTGGGCAGACCCGCGGGGTCGGGCCGCCAGCCCAGGGCGAGCGCGGCGCCGCCGAGGACGGCGAGCTGGAGCATCTCGAGCACGACCACCGCGACGACCTTGCCGGCGACCAGCCCGCCGCGGCCCAGGGGCGTCGTGGCGAGGAGGCGCAGGACGCCGTTGCGGCGGTCGAAGCCGGTCGCGATCGCCTGCGACGTGAAGGCCGTCGACATGACGGCCAGGGCGAAGATCCCGGGCACGACGACGTCGACCCGGTCCACCGTGCCGAGGTCGACGAGGGTCGTGCGCGTCAGGACGACGAGGATGAGCAGCGGCAGGACGAGCGTGATGACCAGCTGCTCACCGTTGCGCAGCACGGTCCGGACCTCCGCGCGCGCCTGGGCGCCCACGCGGCGCGCCAGGGGCGCCGCGGTCTGCGGCGTCGTGCCCGCGGCGTCGTGGGGCAGGGTCGCGCTCATCGCAGGGTCCGTCCCGTCAGGTCGAGGAAGACGTCCTCGAGCGTGCGCCCGCCGGTCGACAGCGAGCCGATCAGCAGCCCTCGCTCGGCGGCCCAGCCCGTGACGGCGTGCACCAGGACCGGGTCGGCGGCCGCGAGGACCTCGAGGGTGCCCGGGGTCGCCGACGGCACCTCCTGCACCTCTGCCGGGCGACCGGCGGCGGTGAGCGCGGCGCGCAGCGACGGCGCGGTCCCCGGGGGGTTCACGGTGACGCGCACGACGTCCTGCGCGCCCACGAGCTCCGCGGTCGTGCCCGACGCGATGACCCGGCCCTCGTCCACCACGACGACGTGGTCGGCGAGCGCCTCCGCCTCGGCGATCTGGTGGGTGGTCAGGACGATGCTGGTGCCGGCCGCGCGCAGCTCGTGGACGAGGTCCCACACGGCCAGCCGCGCCTGCGGGTCCATGCCGGCGCTGGGCTCGTCGAGGAACACGACGTCGGGCCGCCCGACGACGGCCGCCGCGAGCGCCAGCCGCTGCCGCTGCCCGCCCGACAGGCGTCGGACCTGCGTGCGGGAGAACGCGCCGATGCCCAGGCGCTCCTCGAGCTCGCCCACGTCGCGCGGTGCCGCGTACATGGCCGCCACGTGGCGCAGCGCCTCGCCGGCCGGCACCGTGCTCGGCAGGCCGCCGTCCTGCAGCATGACCCCGACGCGCGGGCGCAGCCGGCGAGCGTCGCGCACGGGCTCGAGACCGAGCACGCGGACCGAGCCGCCGTCGGGCGAGCGCAGGCCCTCGCAGCACTCGACGGTCGTGGTCTTGCCCGCCCCGTTGGGCCCCAGGAGGGCCGTCACCGCGCCGTGCCGGGCGACGAGGTCCACGCCGTGGACGACCTCACGCCGCCCGTACCGCTTCACGAGCCCGGTGACGGCGACGGCGACGTCGTCCGGCACGGGTGCGGCGTCGAGCGCGGTCGAGTGGGGCACGAGGCGCGAGTCTAGGCGCGACCGCCCCCGCGGGGGCCGCCGCGGCCCCCCGGGGCCCGCTGCCACGGCGGTGACGTCGGTCACGACCGCCGCCAGGTGAGGCCCGCCTTCGTTGCGTGGAAGCAATTGGGCAACAAGGATGTTGCCTATATCGCGGCCGGGCGGCCGCCCGTCGTGCGGCTCGTGCCGGACGGCGCCCAGGCGAGGAGGTGCACGTGCCGGCAGTCATGACGTCGCGACCCGGCCTCGCCGCCGACCCCGGCGCAGCGCCCGGCGCCCCCACCGAGCCGGCCGAGCAGACGACACGTCGGCGCATCCTGCGGCTCGTCGTCGAGGAGGGCCCGGTCTCCGCGGCGGACCTCGCCCGCGGCCTGCGGCTCACCACGGCCGGAGTGCGTCGGCACGTCGCGGCGCTCGAGCTCGCCGGCGAGATCGTGGTCCACGCCGTCGCCCCCGCCGGCGCGCCGCGCCGCGGCCGGCCGGCGCGCCGCTACGTCGCGACCGAGCGCGGCCAGGCCGCCCTGAGCAGCGCCTACTCCGACCTCGCGACCCAGGCGCTCGCCTTCCTCGCCGAGGTGGGCGGGCCGGACGCCGTGCGCGCCTTCGCCGACCGGCGCGTCGCGCTGCTCGAGGAGCGCCTG is a genomic window containing:
- the murJ gene encoding murein biosynthesis integral membrane protein MurJ, whose protein sequence is MSPAARRALGGLVGAAALIAGITVLSRLLGFGRWFVQSWAVGSTQTGTAYATANVLPNVLFEVLAGGALAGAVVPLLAGPLSRGTRHEVDRIASAMLTWAVAVLVPASVLLALVARPLTELFLSPERYPAATVELSAHLLVVFAPQVALYGVGIVLTGILQAQRRFAWPAAAPLASSVVVMTSYLVFRGLAVQAVDDPASLSTAAVAWLGWGTTAGVAAMSLPLLVPVLRSGVRLRPTLRFPDGVGRRATRLALSGIGGLLAQQVSVLVTLRLANAYGDDGTVNLFQYSQAVYLLPYAVLAVPLATATFPRIAEHHAHGAHDVAARLVAASTRTVLVVGAAGAAALAAVAPAVAQVFGDVDASRDPQTVAAMAPTLTLLAPGLVGFGLLFHLSRVLFGLERSRASVVGVATGWLTVAAASVVAVVALANDDGDVVGTLSGLAVGSSVGMTVAGVVLVALVAGAAGRSAVAGLGRTAAVAVAAAVVGAVVGRRIVDAVAGPGDAVLPALGAGVLGAVAAVGLVAAATALLDRTTLRALQHAGADPAAAPAEAGETPGTAPGAAGAPPTTPGRDSDA
- a CDS encoding ABC transporter ATP-binding protein → MPHSTALDAAPVPDDVAVAVTGLVKRYGRREVVHGVDLVARHGAVTALLGPNGAGKTTTVECCEGLRSPDGGSVRVLGLEPVRDARRLRPRVGVMLQDGGLPSTVPAGEALRHVAAMYAAPRDVGELEERLGIGAFSRTQVRRLSGGQRQRLALAAAVVGRPDVVFLDEPSAGMDPQARLAVWDLVHELRAAGTSIVLTTHQIAEAEALADHVVVVDEGRVIASGTTAELVGAQDVVRVTVNPPGTAPSLRAALTAAGRPAEVQEVPSATPGTLEVLAAADPVLVHAVTGWAAERGLLIGSLSTGGRTLEDVFLDLTGRTLR
- a CDS encoding glycosyltransferase family 4 protein yields the protein MPDQPTHREASGTGPRVLQVLGSSAGGVARHVAQIAAAAPSRGIRVAVAGPAALRAQVAGEGVPYVPVEITDRPGPGDVAVVRRLRALERTTDVVHAHGLRAGALAVIAAAGLRGRPAIVVTLHNLPVGGAAVRAIAEVLERLVARGADVVLGVSGDLVERARARGARRAERALVPAPPHPAPTSDRAAVRADLGVPDGGRLLVTVARLAPQKGLDLLCDAAAHLAGVRGDVTWVLAGDGPLADHLAARVADEALPVRLLGRRSDVADLMAAADVVVSTALWEGQPLGVQEALALGAAVVATDVGGTREVTGDGAAVLVAPDASLVAGAVAAVLGDDARRAHLREAALARAAELPTVADTVDQLERVWRDTATRRGTGTPRVG
- a CDS encoding CTP synthase; translation: MAERANRLSGRSDNTTRHIFVTGGVASSLGKGLTASSLGRLLRSRGLRVTMQKLDPYLNVDPGTMNPFQHGEVFVTQDGAETDLDIGHYERFLDVPLTAQANVTTGQIYSSVIAKERRGEYLGDTVQVIPHITDEIKSRMRSQAGPEVDVIITEIGGTVGDIESQPFLESARQVRHDLGRDNVFFLHVSLVPYIGPSGELKTKPTQHSVAALRSIGIQPDALVLRADRDLPESTKRKIGLFCDVEPEAVVACVDAPSIYDIPRVLHAEGLDAYVVRRLDLPFRDVEWAAWERVTHAVHQPSTSVEIALVGKYVDLPDAYLSVTEAMRAGGFANDAKVVIRWVPSDECATPEGAERALAGVDAVLVPGGFGVRGIEGKVGALTWARTTGVPTLGICLGLQVMVIEYARTVLGLTEASSSEFDPGTKDPVIATMAEQLAIVDGGGDMGGTMRLGSYEAVLAPGSVVAKAYGTERVSERHRHRYEVNNAYREQLEAAGLVVSGVSPDSSLVEFVELPREVHPYYVATQAHPEFASRPTRAHPLFAGLVQAALERRAEGR
- a CDS encoding DinB family protein — its product is MTVQTSDTAAFRGADFRRADLGGARFRDCNLAGVRIASSWVDDFRVTGFDGGVGSVVVDDVDVTDFVRAELDRRHPVRALVRSARTTEELRTAWAEIERAWAQAVARARTLPDAALHERVDDEWSFVETLRHLVFAVDSWVGRMLWGRTDPNDPIGLAPTDTAPPTTAALGLDPQASPSFDEALAVHDDRRAQVREVLARLDDAVLDDPRRGILEPPDGVEERTVRECVTTLLREHAEHLRYATRDLAALEGAPA
- a CDS encoding ABC transporter permease, translated to MSATLPHDAAGTTPQTAAPLARRVGAQARAEVRTVLRNGEQLVITLVLPLLILVVLTRTTLVDLGTVDRVDVVVPGIFALAVMSTAFTSQAIATGFDRRNGVLRLLATTPLGRGGLVAGKVVAVVVLEMLQLAVLGGAALALGWRPDPAGLPSAAAALVLGTAAFTSLALLVAGILRAEAVLAVANLLWVLLLAGGAVVLPVSMLPGPLAEIAPLLPSGALGEGLRTALAEGAFPASSLVVLAVWTAVLSALVARTFRWS
- a CDS encoding NUDIX domain-containing protein; its protein translation is MTGPGHASPAIADARVERAVLRTEELHDGMVWDVVRETVDLGEGRTVRREFVRHPGAVAVIALDDDDRVLLLRQYRHPVRSELWEPPAGLLDVPGEDLQVAAARELAEEADLVAGSWWVLLDYLTSPGGSDEAIRVFLARDLTPVPDAERHVREDEERDMELRWVPLDDAVAAVRAGAIRNPSAVNGVLAAALARADGWRGLRPVG
- a CDS encoding metalloregulator ArsR/SmtB family transcription factor codes for the protein MPAVMTSRPGLAADPGAAPGAPTEPAEQTTRRRILRLVVEEGPVSAADLARGLRLTTAGVRRHVAALELAGEIVVHAVAPAGAPRRGRPARRYVATERGQAALSSAYSDLATQALAFLAEVGGPDAVRAFADRRVALLEERLLAHDADGVLAAGPHQAPVTDRVAALATGLAAEGYAASVRPVPGGRAVQLCQGHCPVQDVAALHPQLCEAEARLFSRLLDVHVQRLSTLAAGGHVCTTHVPVPTGATTSTRTTRHDRNDDHPAASDRPAPGTVEGTR
- a CDS encoding heme A synthase, with product MSSTTAPSATTSPAGPSRSSWRHPSAAWRRRVLIANLAAQVLIVGTGGAVRLTGSGLGCSTWPQCEPGEFAPVMHEATSYHSLVEFGNRTLTGVLAVLAIAAAWVVWQRTDRTRAFRWLGLTPLLGVAVQAVVGGITVLVDLHPGVVAVHFLVSMALVAVSALLLARDREGDGAPVPTVPERLRRLALALVPILVVVLVLGVVTTGAGPHSGDDEVAYRFAVDPVLVARLHAASVWLYLALILAVLVLLRRADAGARRATVVLLVAALAQGLVGYAQYFTGLPAVLVGIHMLGASVLVIAQVRQTVALRVRA